One segment of Leptodactylus fuscus isolate aLepFus1 chromosome 7, aLepFus1.hap2, whole genome shotgun sequence DNA contains the following:
- the LOC142214654 gene encoding semaphorin-4A-like yields MAVTLCEQSVGGSSSSAVCSFNLGDIEAAFNGNYKEQNKESSKWTRYTGPVSSPRPGSCSSGKFSDTDLNFMKDHFLMDDKVLPANKRPLLIQQSVSYTQIAIDSVRSLAGHPYTVMFLGTDKGSVHKAVLVNKGTESHIIEELKLLPSSEPIESLLLEPSKKMLYVGSRDGILQVPLANCSVYRTCFECILARDPYCAWDMANQDCRMVPSTQENRDSWLQDIENGNPNDTCLSPGARGRSHRPGHEAENPPTRVANYSRPYNSIVELLCPQLSSLASYTWRRLGQSQDRQVVTPAGSLVVIVKSETLGPYECWANEKGFKYKAAQYWIKDQNGVGISHRGAYNGDSNMALENGVSFSSEAHDYYKPFVAVTVLLTLTLCGCLCLALYTCRDQIRANSKIQSCSTPESDKLAGHKKQETAPLNGFCQYSRSITKPCCVPCRAGGKMDVDNNSVNLTPNGGADAASDV; encoded by the exons ATGGCAGTGACGTTGTGTGAACAATCC GTCGGTGGCTCCAGCAGTTCGGCCGTCTGTTCCTTTAATCTTGGAGACATTGAAGCCGCGTTTAACGGGAACTACAAGGAGCAGAACAAGGAGAGTTCCAAATGGACGCGATACACAGGGCCGGTGTCCAGTCCTCGGCCCGGCAGT TGCTCCTCAGGAAAGTTCTCGGACACAGATCTCAACTTCATGAAGGATCACTTCCTGATGGATGACAAGGTCTTACCGGCCAACAAGCGCCCCCTACTGATCCAGCAGAGTGTGAGCTACACCCAGATCGCCATTGATTCAGTGCGCTCCCTGGCAGGACATCCGTATACCGTCATGTTCCTGGGCACAG ATAAGGGATCAGTACATAAGGCTGTGCTGGTGAACAAGGGCACCGAATCTCATATCATCGAGGAGCTAAAACTGCTGCCGTCTTCTGAGCCCATCGAGAGCCTTCTACTGGAGCCCAGCAAG AAAATGTTGTATGTCGGCTCCAGAGATGGCATCCTGCAGGTCCCCCTGGCCAACTGCAGCGTATACAGGACATGTTTCGAGTGTATCCTGGCGAGAGACCCCTACTGTGCCTGGGATATGGCCAACCAGGACTGCCGCATGGTCCCATCTACCCAGGAGAACCG CGACTCCTGGCTGCAGGATATAGAGAATGGCAACCCCAACGACACGTGTCTGAGCCCCGGAGCGAGAGGAAGAAGCCACCGACCGGGCCACGAGGCCGAAAACCCCCCCACCAGAG TCGCTAACTACAGCCGCCCGTATAACTCCATCGTTGAGCTCCTGTGCCCGCAGCTTTCTTCTCTGGCCTCGTACACTTGGAGACGTCTCGGGCAGTCTCAGGACAGGCAGGTGGTCACTCCGGCCGGCAGTCTGGTTGTTATAGTGAAGAGTGAGACCCTGGGTCCCTACGAGTGCTGGGCCAATGAGAAGGGGTTTAAGTACAAGGCGGCTCAGTACTGGATCAAGGACCAGAACGGGGTGGGGATCAGCCACCGGGGCGCCTACAACGGGGACAGTAACATGGCCTTGGAGAACGGCGTCTCCTTCAGCAGCGAAGCGCACGACTACTACAAGCCCTTTGTGGCGGTGACGGTGCTGCTGACGCTGACGCTGTGCGGGTGCCTGTGTTTGGCGCTCTACACCTGCAGGGACCAGATCCGAGCCAACAGTAAAATCCAGAGCTGCAGCACGCCCGAGTCCGACAAACTGGCCGGCCACAAGAAGCAGGAGACGGCGCCACTCAATGGCTTCTGCCAGTACAGCAGGAGCATCACAAAGCCGTGCTGTGTCCCCTGCAGGGCCGGCGGCAAAATGGACGTAGACAACAACAGCGTCAACCTGACGCCCAATGGGGGAGCAGACGCCGCCTCCGATGTCTGA